A genomic stretch from Coffea arabica cultivar ET-39 chromosome 10c, Coffea Arabica ET-39 HiFi, whole genome shotgun sequence includes:
- the LOC113715042 gene encoding uncharacterized protein, producing MSIPRQEEPPNTTKRCKCLSATLKDAFSNCRTHHEESSDPSKRCKFRTSTLRDAFSDCHTFRGRLSSPTPEDDHLPYGDYDDEEIFVSAIISTYMESKNSRNSGLTVDNFSWALSPETRELFVTPKPMHQKGNDDEPMDDYFSPHSRLSRCSTVSSMGAFASAKTAFTRSSSLGRIDFQDFWRRHSIIQELSHCQGWPFGLCRKALLLPPLPKSPSDSWLWRKSTGVIKIL from the exons ATGAGTATTCCTCGTCAAGAAGAACCACCAAATACAACCAAGAGATGCAAATGTCTTTCTGCCACCCTCAAGGATGCATTTTCCAACTGCCGCACCCACCATGAAGAGTCATCAGATCCCTCAAAAAGATGCAAATTTCGCACTTCAACTCTGAGGGATGCATTTTCTGACTGCCATACTTTTCGCGGAAGGCTTTCTTCCCCGACCCCAGAAGATGATCATCTTCCTTACGGTGACTATGATGATGAAGAA ATATTTGTCTCAGCCATCATAAGTACATACATGGAGTCCAAAAACAGCCGCAATTCCGGGCTTACAGTGGATAATTTCAGCTGGGCTTTATCTCCAGAAACCAGAGAACTCTTTGTTACTCCTAAGCCAATGCATCAAAAGGGCAATGATGATGAACCAATGGATGACTACTTCTCGCCCCATAGTCGTCTCTCTCGCTGTTCAACTGTTTCCAGCATGGGGGCATTTGCATCTGCTAAAACTGCATTTACCCGCAGCTCCAGCCTGGGCAGGATTGATTTCCAGGATTTCTGGAGACGCCACTCAATTATTCAGGAGCTGAGTCATTGCCAGGGGTGGCCATTCGGCCTCTGCAGAAAGGCCTTGCTGCTGCCTCCTCTACCTAAATCCCCTTCAGATTCTTGGTTATGGCGTAAATCTACTGGAGTCATCAAAATACTGTAA
- the LOC113715041 gene encoding succinate dehydrogenase subunit 5, mitochondrial-like, giving the protein MEKTMVLRSLYRAFRRGSLGISSSSSGSAAAVVAAVNHVRHLHLNRPSIPTSSSKPLASDFQNPFTMRIGNARYFSEDVAHTPDIKDSEIECAFKDLMATNWDELPPAVVHDVKKALSKGTDDKSSQEALANVFCAAEAVEEFTGILTSLKMAIDDSIGLSGEDVKPLPKEMADALETVHQRYVAYLGAFGPEEGYLKKKVETELGTKMIHLKMRCSGLHSEWGKVTVLGTSGLAGSYVEQRS; this is encoded by the exons atgGAGAAGACGATGGTGCTGAGATCATTATATCGGGCCTTTCGCCGCGGATCTCTGGGTATCTCCTCTTCCTCCAGCGGTAGCGCCGCTGCCGTCGTCGCCGCCGTGAACCACGTCCGCCACCTCCATCTTAATCGCCCTTCCATTCCGACGTCTTCTTCCAAACCACTCGCTTCTG ATTTTCAGAATCCTTTTACCATGAGAATTGGGAATGCTCGTTATTTTTCTGAAGATGTGGCTCATACACCTGACATAAAAGACTCAGAGATCGAATGTGCGTTTAAGGACTTAATGGCCACAAACTgggatgagcttcctccagcaGTTGTCCATGATGTGAAGAAAGCACTGTCTAAAGGAACTGATGACAAATCTAGTCAGGAGGCATTGGCCAATGTGTTTTGTGCAGCAGAGGCGGTTGAGGAGTTCACTGGGATTCTTACTTCATTGAAGATGGCAATTGATGATAGCATTGGGCTAAGTGGTGag GATGTGAAGCCATTGCCAAAAGAAATGGCTGATGCACTAGAAACTGTCCACCAGCGCTATGTTGCATATTTGGGCGCATTTGGTCCAGAAGAGGGCTATCTAAAAAAGAAAGTTGAGACTGAGTTAGGTACAAAAATGATACACCTAAAGATGAGGTGCAGTGGCCTTCATTCAGAGTGGGGAAAG GTCACAGTTCTTGGGACTTCTGGACTTGCTGGTTCTTATGTTGAACAAAGATCTTAA
- the LOC113713597 gene encoding probable carboxylesterase 2: protein MGSYNSEIADEVPPYLRVYKDGTVERLLGTEITPAAFDSKTGVSSKDIIVIPEAGVTARLYRPNLVTKTQRLPLLVYFHGGAFCISSPSDPKYHNCLNLLVAEAKIIAVSVDYRLVPEHPLPAAYEDSWAVLKWVASHISGEGSEDWLRECVDFSKVFLAGDSAGANLSHHMAIRAGYADPPRIGGLKLRGTIMIHPYFWGEDPIGIEAKDPVRKGMVDKWWQFVCPSGKGCDDPLINPFVDGGAESLSRLACDFIIIFVAQSDILADRGRRYYEFLAKSKWQGKAEMVETPGEDHVFHIFNPYSDKARMLIKRCASFINQV from the coding sequence ATGGGCTCATACAATTCGGAAATAGCTGACGAAGTTCCCCCCTACCTAAGGGTCTACAAAGATGGAACCGTGGAAAGACTCTTGGGCACTGAAATCACACCAGCAGCCTTCGACTCAAAAACTGGCGTTTCATCCAAAGACATCATAGTCATCCCAGAAGCCGGTGTAACCGCGAGGTTGTATCGTCCAAACCTGGTTACCAAAACCCAGAGACTCCCTCTACTCGTTTACTTTCACGGGGGAGCATTTTGCATATCATCTCCCTCTGATCCAAAATACCACAATTGTCTCAACCTGCTGGTGGCAGAGGCTAAAATTATTGCTGTTTCTGTGGACTACAGACTTGTCCCGGAGCACCCGCTTCCTGCAGCCTATGAAGACTCTTGGGCAGTGCTAAAATGGGTTGCCTCACATATTTCTGGTGAAGGCTCTGAAGATTGGCTAAGGGAGTGCGTTGACTTCAGCAAAGTGTTCCTAGCAGGGGACAGTGCAGGGGCCAATCTTTCGCACCACATGGCAATTCGGGCTGGCTATGCTGACCCCCCTAGGATTGGGGGACTTAAGTTGAGAGGAACTATTATGATACATCCATATTTCTGGGGCGAAGATCCAATTGGGATAGAGGCTAAAGATCCGGTGAGAAAAGGCATGGTTGATAAATGGTGGCAATTTGTTTGTCCATCTGGTAAAGGCTGTGATGATCCTTTGATTAATCCATTTGTAGATGGCGGTGCTGAAAGTCTCTCAAGATTGGCTTGTGATTTTATCATCATATTTGTTGCACAAAGCGATATCTTGGCTGATAGGGGAAGGCGCTATTACGAGTTCTTGGCCAAGAGCAAGTGGCAAGGCAAGGCAGAGATGGTGGAGACACCAGGGGAGGATCATGTTTTCCATATATTTAATCCCTATTCAGATAAAGCTCGCATGCTGATTAAGCGCTGTGCTTCATTCATAAATCAGGTTTAA
- the LOC113714896 gene encoding 26S proteasome non-ATPase regulatory subunit 14 homolog, giving the protein MSGMERLQRMFAGAGGALGHPPPDSPTLDSSEQVYISSLALLKMLKHGRAGVPMEVMGLMLGDFVDEYTVRVVDVFAMPQSGTGVSVEAVDHVFQTNMLDMLKQTGRPEMVVGWYHSHPGFGCWLSGVDINTQQSFEALNQRAVAVVVDPIQSVKGKVVIDAFRLINPQTMMLGQEPRQTTSNLGHLNKPSIQALIHGLNRHYYSIAINYRKNELEEKMLLNLHKKKWTDGLTLQRFDTHSKTNEQTVQEMLNLAIKYNKAVQEEDELPPEKLAIANVGRQDAKKHLEEHVSNLMSSNIIQTLGTMLDTVGF; this is encoded by the exons ATGTCGGGAATGGAAAGACTGCAAAGAATGTTCGCCGGCGCCGGGGGCGCTTTAGGCCACCCTCCACCGGACTCTCCGACTCTGGATTCATCGGAGCAAGTCTACATCTCATCTCTCGCCCTTCTCAAGATGCTGAAACACG GGAGAGCTGGGGTACCAATGGAAGTGATGGGGCTGATGCTTGGGGATTTTGTGGATGAGTATACTGTGCGTGTTGTTGATGTGTTTGCGATGCCGCAGAGTGGTACTGGAGTAAGTGTTGAGGCTGTGGATCATGTTTTCCAGACCAATATGCTTGATATGCTCAAGCAAACTGGCAG GCCAGAAATGGTGGTTGGTTGGTATCATTCGCATcctggatttggatgttggctTTCTGGTGTGGACATCAATACTCAACAG AGTTTTGAAGCTTTAAATCAAAGAGCCGTGGCAGTTGTGGTAGATCCAATTCAGAGTGTTAAAGGAAAGGTGGTAATTGATGCATTTCGGTTGATTAATCCTCAGACTATGATGCTCGGGCAAGAGCCACGGCAGACAACATCCAACCTTGGTCATCTAaacaaaccatcaatccag GCATTGATCCATGGTTTGAATAGGCATTATTACTCAATAGCAATCAACTACAGAAAGAATGAACTTGAGGAGAAAATGCTACTTAATCTTCACAAAAAGAAATGGACAGATGGGTTGACACTCCAGAGGTTTGACACACATTCTAAAACCAATGAGCAGACAGTTCAG GAAATGCTAAACTTAGCCATCAAATACAATAAAGCAGTTCAAGAGGAGGATGAGCTGCCACCAGAGAAGTTGGCAATTGCAAATGTGGGAAGGCAAGATGCCAAGAAGCATCTCGAAGAGCACGTTTCTAACTTGATGTCATCAAACATTATTCAGACCTTGGGAACAATGCTTGATACAGTTGGCTTTTAA
- the LOC113713861 gene encoding patatin-like protein 2, giving the protein MESPRSFLQPPTYGNSITILSIDGGGIRGIIPGVILGFLESELQKLDGEDARLADYFDVISGTSTGGLVTAMLAAPNDKNRPLFAAKEIKDFYLDNCPQIFPQETHLMLGQAEKLIKAVTGPKYDGKYLHNLLKQKLGETKLHQTLTNVVIPTFDIKLLQPTIFSSYALKHHPSLDALLRDICIGTSAAPTYLPAHKFQTEDSDGSVKEFNLIDGGVAANNPALVAMNHVTKEVSQGNSDFFSIRSQEYTRFIVLSLGTGTAKEEGKYDAEKAAKWGILGWLTSGGSTPLVDVFSQASSDMVDFHLSTIFQTLQSEENYLRIQDDTLTGDLASVDVATEENLQNLVKVGENLLKKPVSRINLQTGVFEPLNKGTNEEALKRLAETLSKEKGLRDLRSPTSHVPKRQK; this is encoded by the exons ATGGAAAGCCCCAGATCATTTCTACAGCCACCAACCTATGGAAATAGCATCACCATCTTAAGCATTGATGGCGGAGGGATCAGAGGAATTATCCCTGGAGTAATCCTTGGATTTTTAGAGTCTGAGCTTCAG AAATTGGATGGTGAAGATGCGAGACTCGCTGACTACTTTGATGTGATATCGGGCACCAGCACTGGTGGTCTTGTGACTGCAATGCTTGCCGCTCCAAATGACAAGAATCGGCCTCTCTTTGCTGCCAAAGAGATCAAGGACTTTTACCTTGACAATTGCCCTCAAATCTTCCCGCAAGAAAC ACACTTAATGCTGGGACAAGCTGAAAAGCTAATTAAAGCCGTGACTGGACCCAAATATGATGGCAAATATCTCCATAATCTGCTCAAGCAAAAGCTGGGTGAGACCAAGTTGCACCAAACACTGACTAATGTTGTCATCCCTACTTTCGACATCAAATTGCTCCAGCCCACCATCTTTTCCAGCTATGCA TTGAAGCACCATCCAAGCCTAGACGCCTTATTGAGAGATATATGCATAGGAACTTCAGCTGCTCCCACTTATCTTCCTGCCCATAAATTCCAAACTGAAGATTCTGATGGTAGCGTCAAAGAATTTAACCTTATCGATGGTGGCGTGGCTGCTAACAATCCG GCTTTAGTTGCAATGAACCATGTGACTAAGGAGGTTAGCCAAGGAAATTCCGACTTCTTCTCGATTAGATCACAGGAATATACTCGCTTCATTGTTCTATCCTTGGGAACTGGTACAGCGAAAGAGGAAGGAAAGTATGATGCAGAGAAAGCAGCGAAATGGGGAATTCTGGGTTGGCTCACAAGTGGTGGTTCAACTCCGCTAGTGGATGTATTCTCTCAAGCAAGTAGCGATATGGTTGACTTTCACCTTTCTACTATTTTTCAAACACTTCAGTCTGAAGAAAATTATTTACGAATTCAG GATGACACATTAACAGGAGACTTGGCTTCCGTGGATGTTGCAACGGAGGAAAATCTACAGAATCTTGTCAAAGTTGGGGAGAATTTGTTGAAGAAGCCAGTTTCTAGGATTAATTTGCAGACTGGTGTTTTTGAGCCTCTGAATAAAGGCACAAATGAGGAGGCTCTCAAAAG GCTGGCTGAGACGCTCTCCAAGGAGAAGGGGCTCCGCGATCTGAGATCACCTACTTCGCATGTGCCAAAGCGCCAGAAATGA
- the LOC113713409 gene encoding patatin-like protein 2, which produces MATTVSALKPQSYGNCVTILSIDGGGIRGIIPGVILGYLETELQKLDGSDVRLADYFDVIAGTSTGGLVTAMLTAPNEKKRPLYAAKDIKDFYLEECPKIFPQSNHLFSGVENVVKSMTGPSYDGKYLHSMLREKLGQTRLHDTLTNVVIPAFDVKLFQPAIFSSYAMKHFSSLDALLSDICISTSAAPTYLPAHKFETKEPDGSTREFHMIDGGMAANNPTLVAMGQVTREISRGNPDFASVGSSDYSRFIVLSLGTGTTKAGGFDAEDVAKWGLLSWLTNANTTPIIDIYTQASGDIVDLHLSTIFQTMQCEEHYLRIQDDTLSGDLGSVDLATKENLENLVKVGENLLKKPLSRTNLQSGASESVNKGTNEEALKRLAAALSDERRLRLSNKSKK; this is translated from the exons ATGGCAACCACCGTATCAGCTTTGAAGCCTCAATCTTATGGAAATTGTGTGACCATCCTAAGCATTGATGGTGGAGGGATCAGAGGAATCATCCCCGGAGTAATCCTTGGATATTTAGAGACTGAGCTTCAG AAATTGGATGGTTCGGATGTAAGACTTGCTGACTACTTTGATGTGATTGCCGGCACAAGCACTGGTGGCCTTGTGACTGCCATGCTTACAGCTCCAAATGAGAAGAAAAGACCTCTTTATGCTGCGAAAGATATCAAGGACTTCTACCTTGAGGAGTGTCCCAAAATCTTCCCTCAATCAAA TCATCTATTCAGTGGAGTCGAAAACGTGGTGAAATCAATGACAGGACCCAGCTATGACGGGAAATATCTCCATAGCATGCTCCGGGAAAAGCTTGGGCAGACCAGATTGCACGATACATTGACTAATGTTGTCATCCCAGCTTTCGACGTCAAACTATTCCAGCCCGCCATCTTCTCCAGCTATGCA ATGAAGCACTTTTCAAGTTTGGACGCCTTGCTCAGCGATATATGCATATCAACTTCGGCTGCTCCTACTTATCTTCCTGCCCACAAATTCGAAACTAAGGAACCTGATGGCAGCACAAGAGAATTTCACATGATCGATGGTGGCATGGCGGCCAACAATCCG ACCTTAGTTGCTATGGGCCAAGTGACTAGGGAGATTAGTCGAGGAAATCCCGACTTCGCCTCTGTCGGTTCATCGGATTATAGTCGCTTCATTGTTCTGTCCTTGGGAACGGGTACTACAAAAGCGGGAGGGTTTGATGCTGAGGATGTTGCCAAGTGGGGACTTTTGTCTTGGCTGACAAATGCTAATACAACTCCtataatagatatatacacTCAAGCAAGTGGGGATATCGTTGATCTTCATCTTTCCACTATTTTTCAAACTATGCAGTGCGAAGAACATTATCTGCGAATTCAG GATGACACGTTATCTGGAGATCTGGGTTCTGTGGATCTTGCCACAAAGGAAAATTTAGAGAATCTTGTCAAAGTTGGGGAGAATTTGTTGAAGAAACCACTTTCTAGGACTAATTTGCAGAGTGGTGCTAGTGAGTCCGTGAACAAGGGCACAAACGAGGAGGCTCTCAAAAG GTTGGCAGCAGCACTCTCTGACGAGAGGCGCCTTCGTCTTTCGAACAAGTCCAAAAAATGA